A DNA window from Aquarana catesbeiana isolate 2022-GZ linkage group LG01, ASM4218655v1, whole genome shotgun sequence contains the following coding sequences:
- the LOC141111770 gene encoding olfactory receptor 10A7-like: MSSYIQDTADLLRSLDGICVPPGSLLVAVDVEALYNSIPHDRGVGVVEGFLSERGPGASAYNRFILDLLLFILTNNIFLFDRSHYIQMKHPENYHIQNQSIVTEFIILGFTHSSRVQLAIAVIFLLIYIVTLLGNVLILLLIFTDSNLHSPMYFFLKNLSFIEVCYVSVTIPTVLNAYFSESDRISFVGCATQMYFFLFLGTAECYLLAVMAYDRYAAICNPLHYSAIMSMSACTKMVAGTWISGILLSLANTSYIFSLPYCGPNEIDHFFCDTPPVISLACADTSMVETDLFAYTVMVVIVSFIIVLISYTRIVHAILHIRSSAGRKKAFSTCASHITSVCLFFGTGAFMYLRPKSSHSPESDKIIALLYSVITPLLNPVIYSLRNREVKSSLQKLMNRNIISKI, from the exons ATGAGTTCCTACATTCAGGATACCGCTGACCTTCTGAGATCCCTGGATGGCATTTGTGTGCCACCGGGGTCTTTGTTGGTCGCtgttgatgtggaggccctctacaactccattcccCATGATCGTGGGGTTGGGGTTGTGGAGGGCTTCCTATCGGAGAGGGGTCCTGGGGCCTCTGCCTACAATCGCTTCATTTTGGATTTGTTACTCTTCATCCTTACTAACAATATCTTTCTTTTTGATCGCTCCCACTACATCCAG ATGAAACATCCTGAAAACTATCACATACAAAACCAAAGTATTGTCACAGAATTTATCATTCTTGGCTTCACACACTCTTCTCGAGTTCAACTTGCTATTGCTGTCATATTTCTCCTGATATACATTGTTACTCTGTTAGGAAATGTCCTCATCCTGCTTCTCATATTTACTGACTCCAATCTTCACAGCCCCATGTACTTCTTCCTGAAGAACCTCTCTTTCATTGAAGTGTGCTATGTCTCTGTCACCATCCCTACAGTACTGAATGCCTACTTCTCAGAAAGTGATCGGATCTCATTTGTTGGTTGTGCCACTCAAATGTatttcttcctttttcttggcaCCGCTGAGTGTTACCTTCTTGCTGTCATGGCATATGACCGTTATGCTGCCATCTGTAATCCCCTGCACTACTCTGCCATCATGAGCATGAGTGCATGTACCAAAATGGTGGCAGGGACGTGGATCAGTGGAATTCTACTTTCTTTGGCCAACACCAGTTACATCTTCAGTCTACCGTACTGTGGACCAAATGAGATTGACCACTTTTTCTGTGATACACCTCCAGTCATCTCACTTGCATGCGCTGACACCTCAATGGTAGAAACTGACCTTTTTGCCTACACTGTTATGGTTGTAATTGTCTCCTTTATTATAGTCTTAATTTCATACACCCGTATTGTCCATGCAATTTTACATATTCGATCTTCAGCTGGACGAAAGAAGGCTTTTTCCACATGTGCCTCCCACATTACTTCAGTTTGCCTATTTTTTGGAACTGGAGCTTTCATGTATCTAAGGCCCAAGTCAAGTCACTCTCCAGAAAGTGATAAGATTATTGCCCTCTTATATAGTGTTATAACTCCTTTACTTAATCCTGTGATTTACAGTCTTAGAAATCGAGAGGTCAAAAGTTCCCTCCAGAAACTGATGAACAGGAACATTATAAGCAAGATCTGa